One genomic segment of Planctomycetaceae bacterium includes these proteins:
- a CDS encoding DUF2617 family protein, whose product MPVQLTRPDVADMVLRTFERPIHPELFESLRTCTISFSGHKATIRIGRSGHLLAFRTEDSVITEVATSRHDSLPQNRKVVDRRLIGYRTHMIDLPGVRYHCSYQLEHVPPEIYLQLHREFEADAQNAALAVTLPGATEHSPECISLMKCDVLSEGLVVHAFHTFPENAAVLRTQTLFELL is encoded by the coding sequence ATGCCCGTCCAGTTGACTCGACCTGATGTCGCCGACATGGTGCTTCGCACATTTGAGCGGCCCATTCATCCGGAGCTTTTTGAATCGCTGCGAACCTGCACGATTTCCTTCAGCGGGCACAAAGCCACGATTCGCATCGGAAGGTCTGGTCACCTGCTCGCATTTCGGACGGAAGATTCGGTGATTACCGAAGTGGCAACGTCGCGTCACGATTCACTTCCGCAGAATCGCAAAGTTGTTGATCGGCGGCTGATCGGCTACCGCACTCACATGATCGATCTGCCCGGCGTGCGGTACCACTGCAGTTATCAGTTGGAACACGTCCCTCCGGAAATATACCTGCAGTTGCACCGGGAGTTTGAAGCGGACGCGCAGAACGCGGCGCTGGCGGTCACACTTCCCGGAGCAACTGAACACAGTCCCGAGTGCATCAGCCTGATGAAGTGTGACGTGTTGTCGGAAGGGCTGGTGGTGCATGCCTTCCACACGTTTCCGGAAAACGCTGCGGTGCTGAGAACTCAGACGCTGTTTGAGCTGCTGTAG
- a CDS encoding thermonuclease family protein gives MPEQMTTGGNVKTRKLTPAQWATIVLLVLAIGRWLLGFETAVPEPEDGKASSPTISARESAAPDRIVTVKRVSDGDTFVSREDNKRVRLIGVNAPELEREDHEEEFYAKEATQWLRARIDGTKVTLRFGPDPEDQYGRILAWVYAEDGSLVNKEILEVGNARLLARFGLPADLEPELRAAEAAARARGLGIWQKKKR, from the coding sequence ATGCCTGAGCAAATGACAACCGGCGGAAACGTGAAGACTCGAAAACTGACTCCCGCTCAATGGGCAACAATCGTTCTGCTGGTGCTGGCCATCGGCAGATGGCTGCTGGGGTTCGAAACCGCGGTCCCGGAACCGGAGGACGGGAAAGCGTCCTCGCCAACAATTTCCGCCCGCGAATCCGCCGCGCCCGATCGGATCGTCACCGTGAAGCGTGTTTCGGACGGCGATACGTTCGTTTCCAGGGAAGACAACAAGCGTGTCCGGCTGATCGGTGTGAACGCTCCGGAACTTGAGCGTGAAGATCACGAAGAAGAGTTCTACGCCAAAGAAGCCACGCAGTGGCTGAGAGCTCGCATCGACGGCACGAAAGTTACACTGCGATTCGGACCGGACCCGGAAGATCAGTACGGCCGCATTCTGGCATGGGTCTACGCGGAAGACGGTTCATTGGTCAACAAAGAGATTCTGGAAGTCGGAAACGCTCGATTACTGGCAAGATTCGGGCTGCCCGCCGACCTGGAACCGGAGTTGCGGGCCGCCGAGGCAGCCGCGAGAGCTCGCGGTCTGGGCATCTGGCAAAAGAAGAAGCGTTGA
- a CDS encoding glutamate-cysteine ligase family protein, whose protein sequence is MSKPLHLFEGYGVELEYMIVDRETLSVRPISDVVLRDADGAIASEIEHGALAWSNELTAHVIELKTNGPAKTLDGLADEFQSHVRKINQLLEPAGAALMPTAMHPLMDPHREMHLWEHDYSPVYESFHRIFDCRGHGWANLQSVHINLPFDGDEEFGRLHAAIRLVLPLLPALAASSPVVEGRLTGTMDNRLVHYRTNAKAIPSISAQVVPEAVFTKAEYEEQIFGRIYRDIAPHDPDGILQHEWLNARGAIARFDRGAIEIRVLDIQEFPTADLAICSIIAAVLKNLVTEEWSTLASQKAAATDNLAELLVQTTRDAQAAVVSDGGYRGLFGIDGVSSLTAGEIWRTLAGRLTSADIPDPRIRAAIDNIVEHGTLAQRITARLERNPQRAAIVAVCRELMDCLADGRAFIA, encoded by the coding sequence GTGAGCAAGCCGCTGCACCTGTTTGAAGGATACGGTGTCGAGCTGGAATACATGATTGTGGACCGGGAAACACTGTCGGTCCGCCCGATCAGTGACGTTGTGCTGCGTGACGCCGACGGCGCGATCGCGTCCGAAATTGAACACGGAGCACTCGCCTGGTCCAACGAACTGACCGCTCACGTGATCGAACTGAAAACAAACGGGCCGGCGAAGACTCTGGACGGGCTGGCGGATGAGTTTCAGTCACATGTCCGAAAGATCAATCAACTGCTGGAACCCGCCGGCGCCGCTCTGATGCCGACCGCCATGCATCCGCTGATGGACCCCCATCGCGAAATGCACCTGTGGGAACATGACTACAGCCCTGTCTATGAATCCTTTCATCGGATCTTCGATTGCCGCGGACACGGCTGGGCCAATCTGCAAAGCGTGCATATCAACCTGCCGTTTGATGGCGACGAGGAATTCGGTCGGCTGCACGCCGCTATTCGATTGGTCCTTCCGCTGCTGCCGGCTCTGGCGGCAAGTTCGCCGGTTGTCGAAGGTCGACTGACGGGAACAATGGACAACCGGCTCGTCCACTACCGAACCAATGCGAAGGCAATTCCGTCGATTTCGGCACAGGTTGTTCCGGAAGCCGTATTCACGAAGGCCGAATACGAGGAACAAATTTTTGGGCGGATCTATCGTGACATCGCACCGCATGATCCCGATGGAATTCTGCAGCACGAATGGCTGAATGCCCGCGGCGCGATCGCTCGTTTCGACCGGGGAGCGATTGAAATCCGCGTGCTGGATATCCAGGAATTCCCGACGGCGGATCTGGCAATCTGTTCCATCATCGCCGCCGTGCTGAAGAACCTCGTGACCGAAGAATGGTCGACGCTCGCATCACAGAAAGCCGCCGCAACGGACAACCTGGCCGAACTGCTGGTGCAGACAACTCGCGACGCTCAGGCGGCGGTAGTCAGCGATGGCGGCTACCGGGGACTGTTCGGCATCGATGGTGTCTCTTCGCTGACGGCGGGTGAGATCTGGCGAACGCTTGCCGGACGGCTGACGTCCGCGGACATTCCCGATCCGCGGATTCGTGCCGCGATTGACAACATCGTTGAACACGGCACGCTGGCGCAGCGAATCACGGCGCGATTGGAGCGCAATCCGCAGCGGGCAGCAATCGTCGCTGTTTGCCGGGAACTGATGGACTGCCTGGCCGACGGGCGAGCATTCATTGCGTGA
- a CDS encoding N-formylglutamate amidohydrolase: MQRFFTCEHAGNSVPDEFRLLFAGHEAVLETHRGYDIGAFQVAFRIAREVSAPLFHSMVTRLLVDLNRSTHHRSLFSEFSRVLDEAHREDVLRRFYFPYRRNVENAIGQFISEGCPVLHVSVHSFVPELNGRVRNADVGLLYDPARATEVAWCAAMRALLRHWTPELRVRRNYPYLGTADGFTTHLRKLWPNSQYAGIELEINQRILADPRDAQVLTDDLLQAILEIR, translated from the coding sequence ATGCAGCGTTTTTTCACCTGTGAACATGCAGGGAACAGTGTTCCTGATGAGTTTCGATTGCTGTTCGCGGGGCACGAAGCCGTTCTGGAGACTCATCGCGGCTACGACATCGGAGCATTTCAGGTTGCATTCCGCATTGCGCGCGAAGTGTCCGCGCCGTTGTTCCATTCGATGGTGACTCGCCTGTTGGTGGACCTGAATCGGTCAACACATCACCGGTCCCTGTTTTCCGAATTCAGCCGGGTGCTTGACGAAGCGCACCGCGAAGACGTATTGCGGCGGTTCTATTTTCCCTATCGCCGAAACGTGGAAAATGCGATTGGTCAGTTTATCAGTGAAGGCTGCCCCGTTCTGCATGTGTCGGTGCATTCCTTCGTCCCGGAACTGAACGGCCGCGTGCGCAATGCGGACGTCGGCCTGTTGTACGACCCGGCGCGGGCCACGGAAGTCGCGTGGTGCGCGGCCATGCGAGCGTTGCTGAGGCACTGGACTCCGGAGCTGCGGGTCCGCCGAAACTATCCGTACCTGGGAACGGCGGACGGCTTCACAACGCACCTGCGGAAGCTTTGGCCGAATTCGCAATACGCGGGCATTGAGCTGGAAATCAATCAGAGGATCCTGGCCGACCCGCGCGACGCGCAAGTGCTCACGGACGACCTCCTCCAGGCGATTCTGGAGATTCGCTGA